A genomic window from Xenorhabdus cabanillasii includes:
- the cynR gene encoding transcriptional regulator CynR, producing MNFRYVRYFLAVAEHHGFTRAAAALHVSQPALSQQVKLLEESLGIQLFDRSGRNTRLTDAGEVYLQYVRRAFQALDEGKRAIHDVEDLSRGSLRVAVTPTFITYFIGPLVAEFYARFPNITLQIQEISQERMEGLLINDDLDIGIAFDDGDSPEITSRVLLTEKLTLVVARHHPLAQQHHITLNELNDEKLILLSAEFATRAQIDRSFRQMGLHPQVQMEMNSISAVLEVIRRTSLSTLLPAAIAMQDKELVAIPLAGCQLERTAVLIQRKGAWETAAARVFIEVAQELADKTIKNRNT from the coding sequence ATGAATTTCCGTTATGTAAGGTATTTTCTCGCTGTCGCAGAGCATCATGGTTTTACCAGGGCGGCAGCTGCGCTGCATGTATCGCAGCCAGCCCTGTCACAGCAGGTGAAGCTGTTGGAAGAAAGCCTCGGCATCCAGTTGTTTGATCGCAGTGGACGTAATACCCGCCTGACAGATGCAGGAGAAGTTTATTTGCAGTATGTGCGCCGCGCATTTCAGGCGCTGGATGAGGGAAAGCGGGCTATTCATGATGTGGAGGATCTCAGCAGAGGATCATTGCGTGTTGCCGTCACCCCCACCTTTATCACCTATTTCATCGGGCCTCTGGTTGCCGAATTTTATGCTCGTTTCCCTAATATCACATTGCAAATCCAGGAGATATCGCAGGAAAGAATGGAAGGACTGTTAATTAATGATGATCTTGATATCGGAATTGCCTTTGATGACGGAGATTCCCCGGAAATTACATCAAGGGTTCTGTTGACTGAAAAATTGACTCTGGTGGTGGCTCGCCACCACCCGCTGGCACAACAACACCATATAACCCTGAATGAGCTCAACGATGAAAAACTTATTCTTCTGAGTGCAGAGTTTGCTACCCGCGCACAGATTGACCGTAGTTTTCGTCAGATGGGCCTGCATCCGCAGGTACAGATGGAAATGAATTCCATCAGCGCCGTTCTGGAAGTGATTCGCCGGACATCGCTTTCAACTCTGCTTCCGGCAGCGATCGCTATGCAGGACAAGGAATTAGTCGCAATCCCACTGGCTGGCTGCCAGCTGGAAAGAACGGCGGTGTTGATACAGCGAAAAGGGGCATGGGAAACAGCGGCAGCACGGGTATTTATTGAAGTTGCTCAGGAACTGGCGGATAAAACTATAAAAAACCGTAATACATAA
- a CDS encoding restriction endonuclease subunit S, which produces MEILKKFRQAVLASAVSGHLGGLKDSNSLFENAKQKDLTSKIGSGSTPKGGNNTYKLEGIPLVRSLNIHTHYIKYEDLAFLDEEQAKKLANVKIQSNDVLLNITGASIGRVNIAPEQFIGGRVNQHVAIIRCKIDRIIPKYLHIFLASPSIQKWIVGENYGATRQALTKKMLEDLIIIVPSIQQQIEIVRRVEKLFSWADSIEKQVIEAQQRVNNLTQSILAKAFRGELTEQWRKDNPDLISGENSAESLLKKIQAERELTKPAKRGRKKS; this is translated from the coding sequence TTGGAAATATTGAAAAAATTCCGTCAGGCGGTGTTGGCTTCGGCGGTGAGTGGTCACTTAGGAGGTTTAAAGGACAGCAATTCTCTATTTGAAAATGCAAAACAAAAGGATTTAACTTCAAAAATTGGTTCTGGTTCAACGCCTAAAGGGGGAAATAATACCTATAAATTAGAAGGTATTCCTTTAGTTCGTTCACTTAATATACATACTCATTATATAAAATATGAAGATCTAGCTTTTTTAGACGAAGAACAAGCCAAGAAGTTAGCAAATGTAAAAATCCAATCCAATGATGTTCTTTTAAATATTACAGGTGCTTCCATTGGTAGAGTTAACATTGCACCAGAACAATTTATTGGAGGACGCGTAAATCAACATGTTGCGATAATCCGGTGCAAAATTGACAGAATTATCCCAAAATATTTACATATTTTTCTGGCATCACCATCAATTCAAAAATGGATTGTAGGAGAAAACTATGGCGCAACTCGTCAAGCCTTAACTAAAAAAATGCTTGAAGATCTAATTATTATTGTTCCGAGTATTCAGCAGCAAATCGAAATCGTCCGTCGGGTAGAAAAACTCTTCTCTTGGGCAGATTCTATCGAAAAACAGGTAATTGAAGCACAACAACGCGTCAATAACCTCACCCAATCCATTCTGGCGAAAGCCTTCCGTGGTGAATTAACAGAGCAATGGCGTAAAGATAACCCCGACTTAATTAGCGGAGAAAATAGCGCTGAATCCTTGTTGAAGAAAATACAAGCAGAACGTGAATTAACAAAGCCGGCAAAACGAGGCCGCAAAAAGAGTTAA
- a CDS encoding AAA family ATPase: protein MVFCDNLKEALTDTPVVCLLGPCQVGKTTLVKELEPGRAYITFDDSTLLNAAKTDPLGFVQGLPDRVTLDEVQRVGTNMNCISLTIGIKTKLRF from the coding sequence ATGGTTTTTTGTGACAATTTAAAAGAGGCATTAACCGATACACCAGTAGTATGTTTATTGGGGCCTTGTCAGGTAGGAAAAACCACACTGGTAAAAGAATTAGAGCCGGGGAGAGCGTATATTACTTTTGATGATAGTACGCTATTGAATGCTGCGAAAACCGATCCCTTAGGTTTTGTCCAGGGATTACCTGATCGAGTGACACTTGATGAAGTACAGAGAGTTGGAACGAACATGAATTGCATTTCTCTCACTATCGGGATAAAGACCAAGTTGAGGTTTTAG
- the cynS gene encoding cyanase, with the protein MIQSQVNREVRLALSDKILAIKAKKDLSFAQIADGTGLSEVFVTAAILGQHPLPAEVANIVGKKLDLDSDAVMLLQTIPVRGSIEDRIPTDPTMYRFYEMLQIYGTTLKALIHEKFGDGIISAINFKLDVKKVADPDGGERAVITLDGKYLPTKPF; encoded by the coding sequence ATGATTCAGTCACAAGTTAACCGTGAAGTCCGTCTGGCGCTGTCCGACAAAATTCTAGCTATCAAAGCGAAGAAAGATCTTTCGTTTGCCCAAATTGCTGACGGTACTGGTTTATCAGAAGTCTTCGTTACTGCTGCAATCCTGGGACAGCACCCGCTTCCAGCAGAAGTGGCTAATATTGTTGGCAAAAAGCTGGATCTCGACAGCGATGCTGTGATGTTACTACAGACCATCCCCGTTCGTGGCAGCATAGAGGATCGCATCCCCACCGATCCGACTATGTATCGTTTCTACGAAATGTTGCAGATTTACGGCACCACGCTGAAAGCTCTGATTCACGAAAAGTTTGGTGACGGCATCATCAGCGCCATCAATTTCAAACTGGACGTGAAAAAGGTTGCTGATCCAGATGGTGGTGAGCGTGCAGTTATCACGCTGGACGGTAAATATTTACCGACTAAGCCATTCTGA
- a CDS encoding DUF4145 domain-containing protein codes for MKQQSTLPSSVNFGFLSEHDPLFVQIASTAELVFYSDPNTTLIKLRQLGEALAQHIALMAGVDFDEKTSQSDLLYLLNRELKFQPEISNFFHILRTEGNKATHGFHTQHKEALDGLKVARAVAIWFHQTFRGLLERFL; via the coding sequence TTGAAGCAACAATCTACTTTACCGTCCTCTGTTAACTTTGGTTTCCTTTCCGAACATGATCCATTATTTGTTCAAATTGCATCCACTGCTGAGTTAGTTTTTTATAGTGATCCGAATACGACATTGATAAAGCTCAGACAGTTAGGTGAAGCACTTGCTCAACATATTGCATTGATGGCTGGTGTTGATTTTGATGAAAAAACCTCTCAGTCTGACTTATTGTATCTCCTTAATAGAGAACTGAAATTTCAGCCAGAAATAAGTAATTTCTTCCATATACTGCGTACTGAAGGCAACAAAGCGACACATGGATTTCATACGCAACATAAAGAAGCGCTTGACGGGTTAAAAGTTGCGCGGGCAGTAGCTATCTGGTTTCACCAAACTTTTAGAGGGCTCTTGGAGCGTTTTCTTTAA